A stretch of the Acidobacteriota bacterium genome encodes the following:
- the malQ gene encoding 4-alpha-glucanotransferase, whose product MRQSGILLHPTSLPGDFGIGDLGAGACRFADFLAESGCGLWQVLPLGPTGFGHSPYQAYSAMGGNPLLVSLQPLVERGLLAPGELASPPLFPGDRVDFDAVIPWRKRLLGRAARAFFRKGPPDPQFERFCADEDGWLEPFARFAALREAHNEAPWTDWDPGAVPDEEAARAQKFIQFEFFRQWRGLRAYCRERGIRIIGDLPIFVAHDSADVWAHRALFDLDERGRPLTVAGVPPDYFSATGQLWGNPLYRWGEMERTGYRWWIERVRAALGTADIIRLDHFRGFEKYYEIPGGAADASVGRWVPGPGERFFAALEAELGPLPFIAEDLGYITPGVLALRDRLGFPGMRVLQFAFGDESRANPHKPYNFTRNSVVYTGTHDNDTTAGWFAAGRTRGEAAAALRYMGTDGSDGVLDLVRLALGSVADTAVIPMQDLLGLGSEARMNTPSTVGGNWLWRMRPDALTREGAARLREMNRRYGRGGV is encoded by the coding sequence ATGCGTCAGAGCGGCATCCTGCTTCATCCCACCTCGCTTCCGGGCGATTTCGGCATAGGGGACCTGGGGGCCGGGGCCTGCCGCTTCGCCGACTTCCTCGCCGAAAGCGGGTGCGGGCTGTGGCAGGTCCTCCCCCTGGGACCGACCGGGTTCGGCCATTCCCCGTACCAGGCGTATTCCGCCATGGGGGGGAACCCGCTGCTGGTGAGCCTTCAGCCCCTGGTGGAGCGGGGGCTCCTCGCTCCGGGGGAGCTGGCGTCCCCCCCCCTTTTCCCCGGGGACCGCGTCGATTTCGACGCGGTGATCCCCTGGCGGAAGCGGCTGCTCGGCCGGGCGGCGCGCGCGTTTTTCCGCAAGGGTCCGCCCGACCCGCAGTTCGAGCGTTTCTGCGCCGACGAGGATGGGTGGCTCGAGCCCTTCGCCCGCTTCGCCGCCTTGAGGGAGGCCCACAACGAGGCGCCCTGGACCGACTGGGACCCGGGCGCCGTCCCTGACGAAGAGGCCGCCCGGGCCCAGAAATTCATCCAGTTCGAATTTTTCCGGCAGTGGCGCGGGCTGAGGGCCTACTGCCGAGAGCGGGGGATCCGCATCATCGGCGACCTCCCGATTTTCGTCGCGCACGACAGCGCCGACGTCTGGGCCCACCGCGCGCTCTTCGACCTGGACGAGCGGGGGCGCCCCCTCACGGTTGCCGGCGTCCCCCCCGATTATTTCAGCGCCACCGGGCAGCTCTGGGGGAACCCGCTCTACCGCTGGGGGGAGATGGAGCGCACCGGGTACCGCTGGTGGATCGAGCGGGTGCGCGCGGCGCTCGGGACGGCCGACATCATCCGGCTGGACCACTTCCGCGGGTTCGAAAAGTATTACGAGATCCCCGGGGGGGCGGCCGACGCCTCGGTCGGGCGCTGGGTGCCCGGTCCCGGGGAGCGCTTCTTCGCGGCCCTCGAGGCCGAACTGGGCCCCCTCCCCTTCATCGCCGAGGACCTGGGGTACATTACCCCCGGGGTCCTCGCCCTGCGCGACCGCCTGGGGTTTCCCGGGATGAGGGTGCTGCAGTTCGCCTTCGGGGACGAGTCGCGCGCCAACCCCCACAAGCCGTACAACTTCACCCGGAACTCGGTGGTCTACACCGGGACGCACGACAACGACACCACCGCCGGGTGGTTTGCGGCCGGCCGGACCCGGGGGGAGGCGGCAGCGGCGCTCCGCTACATGGGCACGGACGGAAGCGACGGGGTCCTGGACCTCGTCCGGCTGGCGCTCGGGTCGGTGGCCGACACCGCCGTCATCCCGATGCAGGACCTCCTGGGGCTGGGGAGCGAGGCGCGCATGAACACCCCCTCGACGGTCGGGGGGAACTGGCTCTGGAGGATGCGGCCGGACGCTCTCACGCGGGAGGGCGCGGCCCGGCTGCGGGAGATGAACCGCAGGTACGGGCGCGGCGGTGTTTAA
- a CDS encoding vitamin B12-dependent ribonucleotide reductase, giving the protein MSSNKVVPMENAALKGMAVQRQDAEGLEFPRHFTKEGTNPYDTVEWEERSAVITSEKGDDLFRQDGVEIPKSWSQTATNIVVSKYFHGQVGTPQRERSVRQLMERVARTITGWGIEGGYFASAADAQTFHDELVYLLLHQYAAFNSPVWFNCGIEPNPQCSACFINSVQDTMDSILSLAHTEGKLFKFGSGTGTNFSPLRSSRARLSGGGTASGPVSFMKGFDAFAGVIKSGGKTRRAAKMVILDIDHPDIEEFIECKAKEEKKAWTLVASGYDSAVDGEAYSSVFFQNANNSVRVNDEFMCQVEQNGSWMTRERPSGEIVDTYAARDLMHKIAASCHACGDPGMQYDTTINRWHTCKASGRINASNPCSEYMFLDDSACNLASFNLLKFMGPDGEFDVEGFRRAVDIMITAQDIMVDNASYPTEKIDKNSREFRPLGLGYANLGALLMHSGLAYDSDEGRNYAAAVSAVLTGESYLQSSRIAARLGAFTAYARNRDSFMDVMRSHRAAVQNIQAECVPEPLARAAQECWDLVVLEGAEHGFRNAQATVLAPTGTIGFMMDCDTTGVEPDLALVKFKKLVGGGVMKIVNQTVPAALARLGYTGEQIGAITAYIDENGMIEGAPHVKAEHLPVFDCAFKPQRGDRSIHYLGHIKMMSAVQPFISGAISKTVNVPESITVDEIADLYTQAWRLGVKAIAIYRDNSKRTQPLNASGGSKAEAAKSAVPEFKPVRRKLPVERRAITHKFSIAGHEGYITVGMYDDGQPGEIFLVMAKEGSAISGLMDSFATAISLALQYGVPLRVLIDKFSHVRFEPSGHTGNAEVPFAKSIVDYIFRWLASKFLPVDEQLQTGVHVRETAVAEARETVVPDAGPKSLNDMKSMYALDDAPSCASCGSIMVRNGSCYKCMNCGETSGCS; this is encoded by the coding sequence ATGAGCAGCAACAAAGTGGTTCCAATGGAAAATGCCGCCTTGAAAGGAATGGCTGTGCAGCGGCAGGACGCCGAGGGGCTCGAGTTCCCCCGCCACTTCACGAAGGAGGGGACGAATCCTTACGACACGGTGGAGTGGGAAGAGCGCTCGGCCGTCATCACGAGTGAAAAAGGGGACGATCTCTTCCGCCAGGACGGGGTGGAGATCCCGAAAAGCTGGTCCCAGACGGCGACCAATATCGTCGTGAGCAAGTATTTCCACGGCCAGGTCGGGACGCCGCAGCGGGAGCGGAGCGTGCGCCAGCTCATGGAGCGGGTCGCGCGCACGATCACCGGGTGGGGGATCGAGGGGGGCTATTTCGCCTCCGCCGCGGATGCCCAGACCTTTCACGACGAGCTGGTCTACCTGCTGCTGCACCAGTACGCCGCGTTCAACTCCCCCGTCTGGTTCAACTGCGGGATCGAGCCCAATCCCCAGTGCTCCGCATGCTTCATCAACTCGGTCCAGGACACCATGGATTCGATCCTGTCGCTCGCGCATACCGAGGGGAAGCTGTTCAAGTTCGGTTCGGGGACCGGCACCAATTTTTCCCCCCTGCGCTCCTCCCGCGCCCGGCTCTCCGGGGGGGGGACCGCCTCCGGCCCGGTCAGTTTCATGAAGGGGTTCGACGCCTTCGCCGGGGTGATCAAGAGCGGGGGGAAGACGCGCCGGGCGGCCAAGATGGTCATCCTCGACATCGACCACCCCGATATCGAGGAATTCATCGAGTGCAAGGCGAAGGAGGAGAAGAAGGCCTGGACCCTGGTGGCCTCGGGCTACGACAGCGCGGTGGACGGGGAGGCCTACAGCAGTGTCTTCTTCCAGAACGCCAACAACAGCGTCCGCGTCAACGACGAGTTCATGTGCCAGGTGGAACAGAACGGGAGCTGGATGACGCGGGAGCGCCCCTCCGGGGAGATCGTCGACACCTACGCCGCCCGTGACCTGATGCACAAGATCGCCGCCTCCTGCCACGCCTGCGGCGACCCCGGCATGCAGTACGACACCACCATCAACCGCTGGCATACCTGCAAGGCGTCGGGCCGCATCAACGCGTCCAACCCCTGTTCGGAATACATGTTCCTGGACGATTCGGCCTGCAACCTGGCCTCCTTCAACCTGCTGAAGTTCATGGGCCCGGACGGCGAGTTCGACGTCGAGGGGTTCCGCCGGGCGGTCGACATCATGATCACGGCGCAGGACATCATGGTCGACAACGCCAGCTACCCGACCGAAAAGATCGACAAGAACAGCCGGGAATTCCGCCCGCTGGGGCTGGGCTACGCCAACCTGGGGGCCCTGCTCATGCACAGCGGCCTGGCCTACGACAGCGACGAGGGACGGAATTACGCCGCGGCGGTCTCGGCGGTCCTGACCGGGGAGTCCTACCTGCAGTCTTCGCGCATCGCGGCCCGGCTGGGGGCGTTCACGGCCTATGCCCGGAACCGCGATTCCTTCATGGACGTCATGCGCTCCCACCGCGCCGCGGTGCAGAACATCCAGGCGGAGTGCGTTCCGGAGCCGCTCGCGCGGGCGGCCCAGGAGTGCTGGGACCTGGTGGTGCTCGAGGGGGCCGAACACGGCTTCCGCAACGCCCAGGCCACGGTCCTGGCGCCCACGGGCACCATCGGTTTCATGATGGACTGCGATACGACCGGGGTGGAGCCGGACCTGGCCCTGGTGAAGTTCAAGAAGCTGGTGGGCGGCGGGGTCATGAAGATCGTCAACCAGACCGTTCCGGCCGCCCTGGCCAGGCTGGGCTATACCGGGGAGCAGATCGGCGCCATCACCGCCTATATCGACGAGAACGGCATGATCGAGGGGGCCCCCCACGTGAAGGCGGAGCACCTGCCGGTGTTCGACTGCGCCTTCAAGCCGCAGCGCGGCGACCGGTCGATCCACTACCTGGGGCACATCAAGATGATGAGCGCGGTGCAGCCGTTCATCTCGGGCGCCATCAGCAAGACCGTCAACGTGCCCGAGAGCATCACCGTCGACGAGATCGCCGACCTCTACACGCAGGCCTGGCGCCTGGGGGTGAAGGCCATCGCCATCTACCGCGACAATTCCAAGCGGACGCAGCCGCTCAACGCGTCGGGGGGGTCGAAGGCCGAAGCGGCCAAATCGGCGGTCCCGGAATTCAAGCCGGTGCGGCGCAAGCTTCCCGTGGAACGGAGGGCCATCACCCACAAGTTCAGCATCGCCGGGCATGAAGGGTATATCACGGTCGGGATGTACGACGACGGGCAGCCGGGGGAGATCTTCCTGGTCATGGCCAAGGAGGGGAGCGCCATATCCGGCCTGATGGACTCCTTCGCCACCGCGATCTCCCTGGCGCTGCAGTACGGGGTGCCGCTGCGGGTGCTGATCGACAAGTTCAGCCATGTCCGCTTCGAGCCCTCGGGGCACACGGGGAACGCGGAGGTCCCGTTCGCCAAGTCGATCGTCGATTACATCTTCCGCTGGCTGGCTTCCAAGTTCCTCCCGGTGGATGAGCAGTTGCAGACCGGGGTCCACGTGAGGGAGACGGCCGTCGCCGAGGCCCGGGAAACCGTCGTCCCCGATGCCGGGCCCAAATCGCTCAACGACATGAAATCGATGTACGCGCTCGACGACGCCCCCAGTTGCGCCTCGTGCGGCAGCATCATGGTACGCAACGGTTCCTGCTACAAGTGCATGAACTGCGGCGAGACCAGCGGCTGTTCGTAA
- a CDS encoding 3'-5' exonuclease encodes MVQYLVFDIETRVDKDLVKEIYDPENSLTLDQAYDTARDRILEKSNQQSDFFPIPFHIPIAISTMQADEKYRILSLGCLGADRFSEEDLVARFWSIFESARTMVTFNGRGFDLPVLETRALKFGLSLPRYFGADQGRSTFRGSRYSDAYHIDLCDFLSNFGAAHRRSSLDVLTRLIGLPGKYSIEGDDVEYLFRQGRQKEINQYCVTDVVQTYLLFLRVELLRGRLTPESYREALAAARADLAERAAQAGPDNFLQDFLERCRFPGEGA; translated from the coding sequence ATGGTCCAGTACCTCGTTTTCGATATCGAGACCCGCGTCGACAAGGATCTGGTGAAGGAGATCTACGACCCCGAGAACAGCCTGACGCTGGACCAGGCCTATGACACCGCCCGGGACCGGATCCTGGAGAAGAGCAACCAGCAGAGCGACTTTTTCCCCATCCCTTTCCATATCCCGATAGCCATCTCCACGATGCAGGCGGACGAAAAGTACCGGATCCTGTCGCTCGGGTGCCTGGGGGCCGACCGCTTTTCGGAGGAGGACCTGGTCGCCAGGTTCTGGAGCATTTTCGAGAGCGCCCGGACGATGGTCACCTTCAACGGCCGCGGGTTCGACCTCCCCGTGCTGGAAACCCGCGCGCTGAAGTTCGGCCTCTCCCTCCCCCGCTACTTCGGGGCGGACCAGGGGCGGAGCACCTTCCGCGGCAGCCGCTACAGCGACGCCTACCACATCGACCTCTGCGATTTCCTGTCGAATTTCGGCGCCGCGCACCGGCGCAGTTCGCTCGATGTCCTGACGCGGCTGATCGGGCTTCCCGGAAAGTACAGCATCGAAGGGGATGACGTCGAATATCTCTTCCGGCAGGGGCGGCAGAAGGAGATCAACCAGTACTGCGTCACCGACGTGGTGCAGACCTACCTGCTTTTTCTGCGGGTGGAGCTGCTGCGGGGCCGGCTGACGCCAGAATCCTACCGCGAAGCCCTGGCCGCGGCCCGGGCGGACCTGGCCGAGCGGGCGGCGCAGGCCGGGCCGGACAACTTCCTGCAGGACTTCCTGGAGCGCTGCCGCTTCCCCGGGGAAGGCGCCTGA
- a CDS encoding ACT domain-containing protein, producing the protein MADLNADLKELLSRTELVVFPEDYVAVDLPVGTHPIPGEWFRPATTRFALIVQEPKSVTMVVPRRKWLRMKGMLEKYDVKGLVKIIGFDKKLSLVTTGYMCAVGTVLSDNGIRAVPTSTFKSDQIIVPKEELPRAVRVLREFLAACRKKPARTPVKKGAARPAGKKSPVPAARKKG; encoded by the coding sequence ATGGCAGATCTCAACGCCGATCTCAAGGAACTGCTGAGCCGCACCGAACTGGTGGTATTTCCCGAGGACTACGTCGCCGTCGACCTTCCGGTGGGGACTCACCCCATCCCGGGCGAGTGGTTCCGTCCGGCCACCACGCGTTTTGCTCTGATCGTCCAGGAGCCCAAGTCGGTCACCATGGTGGTGCCCCGCCGCAAATGGCTGCGCATGAAAGGCATGCTGGAGAAGTACGACGTGAAGGGGCTGGTGAAGATCATCGGCTTCGACAAGAAGCTCTCGCTCGTCACCACCGGCTACATGTGCGCCGTCGGGACCGTGCTGAGCGACAACGGCATCCGGGCCGTCCCGACCTCGACCTTCAAGAGCGACCAGATCATCGTCCCCAAGGAAGAACTCCCGCGGGCGGTAAGGGTGCTCAGGGAGTTCCTGGCCGCCTGCAGGAAGAAGCCCGCCCGGACCCCGGTGAAGAAGGGCGCGGCGCGCCCGGCCGGTAAAAAGAGTCCCGTTCCGGCCGCCAGGAAGAAGGGGTAG
- a CDS encoding DUF1684 domain-containing protein, whose translation MNRRSGVRRRTLCAACGLFALALSGCGRAPSPPEGAPPEGAPGASAPEASAPEASAPEVSAPEVSAPGTSAPGASALLLEREAKDEAFRSGAESPIPAAGRAAFRGLSYYPVDPSLRFSVRLRRYEVASPVRMGTNTGEVRDALRYGWFEFRVGDRDCRLEVFRFADTASPSLFVPFRDATSGDETYGAGRYIDLAENTSGTYDLDFNRAYNPYCAYNPDYSCPLPPAANTLSVPVRAGERKFPPAGKTGKLRRKVGAKGLSGVPKTVLS comes from the coding sequence ATGAACAGGCGATCGGGAGTGCGCCGGCGGACGCTCTGCGCCGCCTGTGGGTTGTTCGCGCTGGCGCTGTCAGGGTGCGGGCGCGCGCCGTCCCCCCCTGAGGGGGCCCCCCCTGAAGGAGCCCCCGGGGCGTCCGCGCCCGAGGCGTCCGCGCCCGAGGCGTCCGCGCCCGAGGTGTCCGCGCCCGAGGTGTCCGCGCCCGGGACGTCCGCGCCCGGGGCGTCCGCCCTCCTCCTGGAAAGGGAGGCGAAGGACGAGGCCTTCAGGTCGGGGGCGGAGTCCCCCATCCCCGCCGCCGGGCGCGCGGCGTTCCGGGGCCTTTCCTATTACCCCGTCGATCCCTCGCTCAGGTTTTCGGTGCGGCTCCGTCGCTACGAGGTCGCCTCCCCCGTGCGCATGGGGACCAACACCGGCGAGGTCCGCGACGCCCTCCGCTACGGCTGGTTCGAATTCCGGGTGGGGGACCGCGACTGCCGCCTGGAGGTCTTCCGCTTCGCAGATACCGCCTCCCCCTCGCTCTTCGTCCCGTTCCGGGACGCCACCTCGGGGGACGAGACCTACGGGGCCGGCCGCTATATCGATCTGGCGGAAAACACTTCGGGGACCTACGACCTGGATTTCAACCGGGCGTACAACCCCTACTGCGCCTACAATCCCGATTACAGCTGCCCGCTGCCGCCGGCGGCCAACACCCTCTCCGTTCCCGTCAGGGCGGGCGAAAGGAAATTCCCGCCCGCCGGCAAGACCGGGAAGCTGCGGCGGAAGGTGGGGGCGAAAGGGCTTTCCGGCGTCCCGAAGACGGTGCTATCATGA
- a CDS encoding transglycosylase SLT domain-containing protein, with product MHVFRKSRGGGRRERLSPLCLSALAAPLLAACLAPPPAGVSIDPPPPPAGLQRWDPDDRRLPLAPLEALGRGVDHFEAGRWAEALDTLPGPGAPSFLVADYALLYRAKAHFELKQYREARQAFRTLTERHPGSPLEREAVMGQCASLLELGEAGPVPGLLAAYTDPEALYTRARALELEGNRAGAVPLYLTVWSESPATPHAEKAGRALEALSPGALAGKRNYAPRLRRAEKLLAAGRNSEARTLLLALGRVSAPDSGSSQKRTLLLAEADYALERTSSALISLAKISADDPSLHARALYLEGGCRRRQGNEKLFLAARDRALKLHPASADTEELCYSVATWYDTRYEDAESENAYRVLLEAFPRGRHAERARWKLALYAWLGGRFEQAAAAFAGYVSAHPDPPAAAPALYWMGRCYGKLGDAARARYLYGRAAALVPDTFYGDLARARARELPPSGKGTGTGDFHSFQARVDKLGYAPVPIGGPDGAAAGPIDRAEQLAAAGLEPLALEELRHALRGRPENRRLLQYLMARVCARGQDYHGAISNLYSVYPEYAARPLADLPAEARDLLYPTLHRDAVAAEAARRGVEPALVLGLIRQESAFNPKARSRANARGLMQILPSTGRSLARKAGIRGYSAARLYDPAVNIALGTRYLADQLERYGREDLALAAYNAGGSRVKLWLEKFGEPDMDEFIERIPFRETRNYVRRVLDNRSRYRVLLSGAPLAAQEKSE from the coding sequence GTGCACGTATTCCGAAAATCTCGAGGAGGGGGGCGCCGTGAACGACTGAGCCCCCTCTGCCTCTCCGCGCTTGCGGCCCCCCTGCTCGCCGCGTGCCTCGCGCCCCCCCCCGCGGGCGTATCGATCGATCCGCCCCCGCCCCCGGCGGGGCTCCAGCGGTGGGACCCCGACGACCGACGTCTCCCCCTCGCGCCGCTCGAGGCGCTCGGGCGGGGCGTGGACCACTTCGAGGCCGGGCGCTGGGCCGAAGCGCTCGACACCCTCCCCGGGCCGGGCGCCCCGTCCTTTCTGGTCGCCGACTACGCCCTGCTCTACCGGGCCAAAGCCCACTTTGAGCTGAAACAGTACCGGGAGGCGCGCCAGGCGTTCCGTACCCTCACCGAGCGCCACCCCGGTTCTCCGCTCGAGCGGGAAGCCGTCATGGGCCAGTGCGCCTCCCTGCTCGAACTCGGCGAGGCCGGGCCGGTGCCCGGGCTGCTGGCCGCGTACACCGACCCGGAGGCCCTCTACACCCGGGCCCGGGCCCTCGAACTCGAGGGGAACAGGGCCGGGGCGGTCCCCCTCTACCTCACGGTCTGGTCCGAAAGCCCCGCAACCCCCCATGCCGAAAAGGCGGGACGCGCCCTCGAGGCCCTCTCCCCCGGGGCGCTCGCGGGGAAACGGAACTACGCGCCCCGCCTGCGGCGCGCCGAGAAGCTGCTCGCGGCGGGGAGGAACTCCGAAGCCCGCACCCTCCTGCTGGCCCTGGGCCGGGTTTCGGCCCCCGATTCCGGCTCTTCGCAGAAGCGGACCCTGCTGCTGGCCGAGGCCGACTACGCGCTCGAACGAACCTCCTCGGCCCTGATTTCGCTCGCGAAGATCAGCGCCGACGACCCGAGCCTGCACGCCCGGGCCCTTTACCTGGAGGGGGGCTGCCGGCGGCGGCAGGGGAACGAAAAGCTCTTCCTGGCGGCGCGGGACCGGGCCCTCAAACTCCACCCCGCATCGGCCGACACCGAGGAGCTCTGCTACTCCGTGGCGACCTGGTACGACACCCGGTACGAGGACGCGGAGTCGGAAAACGCCTACCGGGTCCTGCTCGAGGCTTTCCCCCGGGGGCGGCACGCGGAGCGGGCCCGGTGGAAACTGGCGCTGTACGCCTGGCTCGGCGGGCGCTTCGAACAGGCGGCCGCCGCCTTCGCCGGATACGTGTCGGCCCATCCCGACCCCCCCGCGGCCGCCCCCGCGCTCTACTGGATGGGCCGCTGCTACGGGAAGCTGGGGGACGCCGCCCGGGCGCGCTACCTCTACGGGCGCGCCGCGGCCCTCGTCCCCGACACCTTCTACGGCGACCTGGCCCGCGCCAGGGCGCGGGAGCTGCCGCCGTCGGGGAAGGGGACGGGGACGGGCGACTTCCACTCCTTCCAGGCCCGCGTCGACAAGCTCGGATACGCACCGGTCCCGATCGGCGGTCCGGACGGCGCGGCGGCCGGCCCGATCGACCGCGCCGAACAGCTCGCGGCCGCCGGGCTCGAGCCTCTCGCCCTCGAGGAGCTCCGGCACGCGCTCCGCGGCCGGCCCGAAAACCGGCGCCTCCTCCAGTACCTGATGGCCCGGGTCTGCGCCCGGGGCCAGGACTACCACGGGGCCATTTCGAACCTCTACAGCGTGTATCCCGAATACGCCGCCCGCCCGCTGGCCGATCTCCCCGCCGAGGCCCGCGACCTCCTGTACCCGACGCTCCACCGCGACGCCGTCGCAGCGGAGGCCGCCCGCAGGGGGGTGGAACCCGCCCTGGTCCTGGGTCTCATCCGGCAGGAATCGGCCTTCAACCCGAAAGCCCGCTCCCGCGCGAACGCCCGCGGCCTGATGCAGATCCTCCCCTCCACGGGCCGGAGCCTGGCGCGCAAGGCCGGGATCCGCGGATACAGCGCCGCCCGGCTCTACGACCCCGCCGTCAACATCGCTCTCGGGACCCGCTACCTGGCCGACCAGCTCGAGCGGTACGGGAGGGAAGACCTGGCGCTGGCGGCCTACAACGCGGGGGGCTCCCGGGTGAAGCTCTGGCTCGAAAAGTTCGGCGAGCCCGACATGGACGAATTCATCGAACGGATCCCCTTCCGCGAAACCCGCAATTACGTGCGCCGCGTCCTGGACAACCGCTCCCGCTACAGGGTATTACTATCGGGCGCACCCCTGGCGGCGCAGGAAAAGAGCGAATGA
- a CDS encoding aminotransferase class I/II-fold pyridoxal phosphate-dependent enzyme, with amino-acid sequence MNRPQLSQKAERFTESVIREMTRLARLHGAVNLAQGMPDFPAPAEIKEAACRAIMEDVNQYAITWGAPRLRAAIAAKTGARWKREIDPEREITVTCGSTEAMIASLLAVVDPGDEVVIFEPFYENYGPDTVLSGAVPRFVPLRPPDWSFDPGELERAFNSRTRAVILNTPNNPTGKVFGPRELGVIADLCIRWDAYAVTDEIYEHIVYDGLEHRSIATVEGMRDRTITINGMSKTYSVTGWRVGWAIAPPHLTRGIRKVHDFLTVGAPAPLQEAAVAALGLPPAYYSRLAAAYQERRDLLVGALGEAGFAAAPPQGAYYIMADYGRLSAESDTAFTRRLVEEAGVAVVPGSSFFHHPGRGGGIVRFCFCKREETLVEAKERLLRISSGSPKP; translated from the coding sequence ATGAACCGTCCCCAGCTGTCGCAGAAAGCCGAACGCTTCACCGAATCGGTCATCCGCGAGATGACGCGCCTGGCCCGGCTCCACGGCGCCGTCAACCTGGCCCAGGGGATGCCCGATTTCCCCGCCCCGGCCGAAATCAAGGAAGCGGCCTGCCGCGCGATCATGGAGGACGTCAACCAGTACGCCATCACCTGGGGCGCCCCGAGGCTGCGCGCCGCCATCGCCGCGAAAACCGGGGCCCGGTGGAAGCGCGAGATCGACCCGGAGCGCGAAATCACCGTCACCTGCGGGTCGACCGAGGCGATGATCGCGAGCCTCCTGGCCGTCGTCGACCCCGGGGACGAGGTGGTGATCTTCGAACCCTTCTATGAAAATTACGGCCCCGACACCGTCCTTTCCGGGGCGGTCCCCCGTTTCGTCCCCCTGCGCCCCCCCGACTGGAGCTTCGACCCCGGGGAGCTCGAGCGGGCGTTCAACAGCCGCACCCGCGCCGTCATCCTCAACACGCCCAACAACCCCACCGGGAAGGTCTTCGGCCCGCGGGAACTCGGGGTGATCGCCGACCTGTGCATCCGCTGGGACGCCTATGCCGTCACCGACGAGATCTACGAGCACATCGTTTACGACGGCCTGGAGCACCGCTCCATCGCCACCGTCGAGGGGATGCGGGACCGGACCATCACCATCAACGGGATGAGCAAGACCTACAGCGTGACCGGGTGGCGCGTCGGGTGGGCCATCGCCCCCCCGCACCTGACCCGGGGCATCCGCAAGGTGCACGACTTCCTCACCGTGGGGGCGCCCGCGCCGCTGCAGGAGGCCGCCGTCGCGGCACTCGGCCTGCCGCCCGCGTACTACTCCCGCCTGGCCGCCGCCTACCAGGAGAGGCGCGACCTCCTCGTCGGGGCCCTCGGCGAGGCCGGTTTCGCCGCGGCGCCCCCCCAGGGGGCCTACTACATCATGGCCGATTACGGCCGGCTCAGCGCCGAGAGCGACACCGCCTTCACCCGCCGCCTGGTCGAGGAGGCCGGCGTCGCCGTCGTCCCCGGGAGCAGCTTCTTTCACCACCCCGGCCGCGGCGGCGGCATCGTCCGCTTCTGCTTCTGCAAGCGGGAGGAGACCCTCGTCGAGGCAAAAGAGCGGCTGCTCCGCATATCCTCTGGCTCCCCAAAGCCCTGA
- a CDS encoding sigma-70 family RNA polymerase sigma factor, whose translation MWKDTDSDEDRLLVTRCREGDASAFETLVRKYQQSVLNLVYHYLGSRNDAEDVSQKIFTKVYFSLSKFDNRRPFFPWLYRIAANQCYDELRKLRRHKVHTFSELSLEDSNRLETLISQNEPPLETEEDQKQVAALLHRMLDQLPEQQRTAIVLRDLEGVPYPKMAEIMQCTEQAARLKVFRARTRLRELLERAMRK comes from the coding sequence GTGTGGAAAGACACGGACTCGGATGAAGACCGCCTCCTGGTGACCCGGTGCCGCGAAGGGGACGCGAGCGCCTTCGAGACCCTGGTCCGCAAGTACCAGCAATCGGTCCTCAACCTCGTCTATCATTACCTCGGCTCCCGCAACGACGCCGAGGACGTCTCCCAGAAGATCTTCACCAAGGTCTATTTTTCCCTCTCCAAGTTCGACAACCGCCGCCCCTTCTTCCCCTGGCTCTACCGCATCGCCGCCAACCAGTGCTACGACGAACTCCGCAAGCTCCGGCGCCACAAGGTGCACACCTTCAGCGAACTGAGCCTGGAGGATTCCAACCGGCTGGAGACGCTGATCAGCCAGAACGAACCGCCGCTGGAAACCGAGGAGGACCAGAAGCAGGTGGCGGCGCTCCTGCACCGGATGCTGGACCAGCTCCCCGAGCAGCAGCGCACGGCCATCGTCCTGCGCGACCTGGAGGGGGTCCCCTACCCGAAGATGGCCGAAATCATGCAGTGCACCGAGCAGGCGGCCCGCCTGAAGGTGTTCCGCGCCCGCACCCGGCTGCGCGAACTGCTGGAACGCGCCATGCGCAAATAA